A single genomic interval of Shewanella halotolerans harbors:
- a CDS encoding M15 family metallopeptidase, translating into MLTPDANSRKTAKAPASASKQNLSGLDLYGDGNLPLMDCQGHKLAAECAAQFIKMQTAASIDGIEIAICSSYRDFDRQLGIWNAKASGKRPVLDKASRPIDIHSLDDNQLLDAILLWSALPGMSRHHWGTDLDLFDAKNISRESLQLIDSEYHPGGPCHQLHLWLMANAADFGFYFPYQLGLSGVSPEPWHLSYYPLADSYLVAFDTDKLKARLEQANIELKAPILTRLEALVSSYVHFVAPSPNGPVNPIIKK; encoded by the coding sequence TTGCTAACCCCTGACGCCAATAGCCGTAAGACAGCCAAAGCCCCTGCTAGCGCTAGCAAGCAAAACCTAAGCGGGCTAGATCTATACGGCGATGGCAACTTGCCCCTGATGGATTGTCAGGGGCACAAATTGGCCGCCGAGTGCGCCGCTCAGTTCATTAAGATGCAGACAGCCGCCTCCATTGACGGCATAGAGATAGCCATCTGCTCTAGCTACCGCGATTTTGATCGCCAGCTAGGGATCTGGAATGCCAAGGCGAGTGGCAAAAGGCCTGTTCTAGACAAGGCCTCTCGCCCCATAGATATCCATAGCCTAGACGACAATCAGCTGCTGGATGCCATCTTACTCTGGTCGGCCCTGCCCGGCATGTCGCGCCATCACTGGGGCACAGATCTCGACCTGTTTGATGCTAAAAACATCAGCCGTGAATCGTTACAGCTCATCGACAGCGAATATCACCCGGGCGGCCCCTGTCATCAGCTGCATCTGTGGTTAATGGCAAATGCCGCCGATTTCGGCTTCTATTTTCCCTATCAGTTAGGTCTAAGTGGCGTTAGCCCAGAGCCCTGGCACCTGAGCTATTATCCCCTCGCTGATTCGTATCTGGTTGCCTTCGATACAGATAAGCTTAAGGCGCGGCTCGAGCAGGCGAATATTGAGCTTAAAGCCCCTATTCTCACCCGTCTGGAGGCGCTGGTTTCGAGCTACGTCCATTTCGTCGCGCCCTCACCAAACGGGCCGGTTAACCCCATTATCAAGAAGTGA
- the kdsB gene encoding 8-amino-3,8-dideoxy-manno-octulosonate cytidylyltransferase KdsB, producing the protein MNVTLLIPARYGSSRFPGKPLAPINGKPMIQHVYERAALAKGLTAIYVATDDLRIKEAVEAFGGKVVMTDANAASGTDRIEDAITQLGLADDDLVINLQGDQPLIDPISIEQIITLFERHPGEFGMATLGYEITEEHELDDPKHVKMVFDNQYNALYFSRARIPFGRDTDDYPVYKHLGVYAYTREFVRTFNKLPLGRLEDLEKLEQLRALEHGHRIKVAISAFDSPEVDTPEDIRICEARLAVD; encoded by the coding sequence ATGAATGTGACTCTGTTAATCCCAGCACGCTATGGCTCAAGCCGTTTTCCGGGTAAGCCATTGGCGCCGATTAACGGTAAGCCGATGATCCAGCACGTTTACGAGCGTGCGGCACTGGCAAAAGGCCTAACTGCCATCTATGTGGCCACCGACGATCTGCGCATCAAGGAGGCCGTTGAAGCCTTTGGCGGTAAGGTAGTCATGACTGATGCCAATGCTGCCTCCGGCACCGACAGAATCGAGGATGCCATCACCCAGCTTGGCTTGGCGGACGATGATCTGGTGATCAACCTGCAGGGCGATCAGCCGCTGATCGATCCTATCTCCATCGAGCAGATCATCACACTGTTTGAGCGTCACCCTGGGGAGTTCGGCATGGCGACCCTAGGCTATGAGATCACCGAAGAGCATGAGCTTGACGATCCCAAGCACGTCAAGATGGTGTTCGACAATCAATATAACGCCCTCTATTTCTCTCGCGCCCGTATCCCCTTCGGCCGTGACACAGACGACTATCCGGTTTACAAACACCTAGGCGTGTATGCCTACACCCGCGAATTTGTCAGAACCTTCAATAAGCTGCCACTTGGCCGTTTAGAAGATCTCGAAAAACTTGAGCAGCTGCGCGCACTGGAACATGGCCACAGGATCAAGGTTGCCATCAGCGCCTTCGACTCACCCGAGGTCGATACCCCGGAAGATATTCGCATCTGCGAAGCCCGTCTGGCGGTAGACTAG
- the ptsP gene encoding phosphoenolpyruvate--protein phosphotransferase: MTMRGIAVSAGIAFGQAKVLRTYESKLDYHLLPPSQLAREQQRLNRALKTLIKQSQACAAKLDPESDNYQLIEADLLLLEDEELLAELSDTIGKRQFSAALAVEHSFAKQAQAMQEADSPYLARRAEDVLSLGQRLIRTLLTGHCDNLSRLPENAIVLAKDITPAEFATLPLERISALVLQTGGVTSHTAILARSAGIPTLMSCPWQTLEVIDGMTLAVDAINGELYLEPDETQISALDAQKQQADERKSALLALKGTVTQTKDGRSIPLLANVGCISEINHLADVGAEGVGLFRTEFLFMNNHELPDENRQYQLYCDALQLLDGKPLTIRSMDLGADKEVPALAMDSEENPALGLRGVRYTLAHPKLFSAQLRAILRAANHGPIRLMFPMVNQVEELEAVLALLEQCKQELVEAEKGFGELELGIVVETPAAVFNLASMLPLLDFVSIGTNDLTQYTMAADRANPLLIDQYPVLSPVIIRLISQIIDQAKAAKVRVSMCGELASNPSATALLIGLGLEEFSVNLASLLEVKQALSRWSYPDCVELAHKALQISRIDALNQLLTHCHS; the protein is encoded by the coding sequence ATGACGATGAGAGGCATAGCGGTATCGGCGGGCATCGCCTTCGGGCAGGCAAAGGTGCTACGCACCTATGAAAGCAAACTCGACTATCACCTCTTGCCTCCCTCCCAGCTCGCCCGCGAGCAGCAAAGACTCAATCGCGCCCTCAAGACCCTCATCAAACAAAGCCAGGCCTGCGCCGCCAAGCTAGATCCAGAATCGGACAACTACCAGCTGATCGAAGCCGATCTCCTCCTGTTAGAGGATGAGGAGTTACTGGCCGAACTCAGCGACACCATAGGCAAGCGCCAGTTTTCTGCGGCCCTGGCGGTGGAGCACAGCTTCGCCAAACAGGCCCAGGCGATGCAAGAGGCAGACTCCCCCTATCTCGCAAGGCGCGCCGAAGATGTGCTGAGTCTGGGTCAGCGCCTGATCCGCACCCTGCTTACCGGACACTGCGACAATCTCAGCCGCCTGCCGGAAAATGCTATCGTCCTAGCCAAAGATATTACCCCGGCCGAGTTCGCCACCCTGCCACTGGAGCGCATCAGCGCCCTGGTACTGCAGACCGGCGGCGTCACCAGCCATACCGCGATCCTGGCCCGCAGCGCCGGCATTCCCACCTTGATGAGCTGCCCCTGGCAGACGCTAGAGGTGATAGATGGCATGACACTGGCGGTGGATGCCATCAATGGCGAGCTCTATCTGGAGCCCGACGAGACACAGATAAGCGCTCTTGACGCCCAGAAACAGCAGGCGGACGAGCGCAAGTCGGCGCTACTGGCCTTAAAAGGCACAGTCACCCAGACTAAGGATGGCCGCTCCATTCCCCTGCTGGCGAATGTCGGTTGTATCAGCGAGATCAATCATCTGGCGGATGTGGGCGCCGAGGGGGTTGGCCTGTTTCGCACCGAATTTCTGTTTATGAACAACCATGAACTGCCAGACGAGAACCGCCAGTATCAGCTCTATTGTGACGCTTTGCAGCTGCTCGACGGCAAACCGCTGACCATTCGCAGCATGGATCTGGGCGCCGACAAGGAGGTGCCCGCCCTCGCCATGGACAGCGAGGAGAATCCGGCGCTGGGCCTCAGAGGCGTCAGGTACACGCTCGCCCATCCTAAGCTGTTTAGCGCCCAGCTCAGGGCGATCCTCAGGGCCGCCAACCATGGTCCTATCCGCCTCATGTTTCCTATGGTCAATCAGGTCGAGGAACTCGAAGCGGTACTGGCGCTGCTGGAGCAGTGCAAACAGGAGCTTGTGGAGGCGGAGAAAGGCTTTGGTGAACTCGAGCTTGGCATAGTGGTGGAAACCCCGGCGGCGGTGTTTAATCTCGCCTCCATGCTCCCGCTGCTGGATTTTGTCAGCATAGGCACCAACGATCTCACCCAATATACTATGGCCGCCGACCGCGCCAATCCGCTGCTGATCGACCAATATCCGGTGCTCTCGCCGGTGATCATCCGCCTGATCTCCCAGATCATAGATCAGGCCAAGGCCGCCAAGGTGCGGGTCTCCATGTGTGGCGAGCTGGCCAGTAACCCCAGCGCCACGGCGCTCCTGATCGGCCTTGGGCTCGAGGAGTTTAGCGTCAACCTGGCCTCACTACTCGAGGTTAAACAGGCCCTCAGTCGTTGGTCTTATCCAGATTGTGTCGAACTTGCGCACAAGGCCTTGCAAATTTCGCGCATCGATGCGTTAAATCAATTATTAACACACTGTCACTCTTGA
- a CDS encoding ArsC family reductase, with product MTLYGIKNCDTVKKALKWLDANQQAVTFHDFRVDGLTEAQLNTWVEQIGWESLFNKRSTSFRNLSDAEKTDIDQAKAVALMLTYPTLIKRPVLEHQGAISVGFKPAQYEEIFNR from the coding sequence TTGACCCTATACGGTATTAAGAATTGCGACACAGTTAAGAAAGCCCTCAAATGGCTCGATGCCAACCAACAAGCCGTCACCTTTCACGACTTTCGCGTCGACGGTCTCACCGAAGCGCAGCTTAACACCTGGGTCGAACAGATTGGCTGGGAGAGCCTGTTCAACAAACGCAGCACCAGTTTCCGTAACCTGAGCGACGCCGAGAAGACCGACATAGACCAAGCCAAAGCCGTTGCCCTCATGCTCACCTATCCGACCCTGATCAAGCGTCCGGTGCTGGAACATCAGGGAGCAATCAGCGTTGGTTTCAAGCCGGCCCAATATGAGGAGATCTTCAACCGATGA
- the kdnA gene encoding 8-amino-3,8-dideoxy-alpha-D-manno-octulosonate transaminase KdnA has product MPGFELFGPEEKQEVADVMENGFTFRYNFDHMRNDRWKTREMEQLLCEKMNVKHAHLLSSGTAALQTALAAAGIGAGDEVIVPPFTFVASVEAVFMAGAVPVFAEIDETLCLSPEGIEAAITPRTKAVNLVHMCGSMAKMDEIKAICEKHNLVLLEDACQAIGGSYKGQALGTIGHVGCYSFDSVKTITCGEGGAVITNDETIYNHAHMFSDHGHDHVGNDRGAESHPIMGLNFRISEMNSALGLAQLRKLDTIIDIQRKNKKLLKEAMAELPEVSFRKIPDPEGDSAGFLSFMLPTEARTQEISKKLAENGVDGCFYWYVNNWHYLSNWKHIQELKSPAALPITLIADKPDYTQVSVPKSDAIMSRTISMLIKLSWTEEEIAQRIENIKRAFAA; this is encoded by the coding sequence ATGCCTGGTTTTGAATTATTTGGTCCTGAAGAGAAGCAGGAAGTTGCTGACGTAATGGAAAACGGTTTTACCTTCCGTTACAACTTTGATCACATGCGTAATGACCGCTGGAAGACGCGTGAGATGGAGCAACTGCTCTGCGAGAAGATGAATGTCAAACACGCCCATCTGCTTTCGAGCGGTACCGCTGCCCTGCAGACGGCACTGGCCGCCGCAGGTATCGGCGCAGGCGATGAAGTGATCGTTCCTCCATTTACCTTCGTGGCCTCTGTCGAAGCCGTATTCATGGCCGGCGCCGTCCCCGTATTTGCCGAGATCGACGAGACCCTGTGTCTGTCACCAGAAGGCATTGAAGCCGCTATTACCCCACGCACCAAGGCAGTAAACCTGGTTCACATGTGTGGCTCTATGGCGAAGATGGATGAGATCAAGGCTATCTGTGAGAAGCACAACCTGGTGCTGCTGGAAGATGCCTGTCAGGCGATCGGCGGTAGCTACAAGGGTCAGGCACTGGGCACTATCGGCCATGTAGGCTGCTACTCTTTCGATTCTGTTAAGACCATCACCTGTGGTGAAGGCGGCGCGGTGATCACTAATGATGAGACCATCTATAACCACGCCCATATGTTCTCTGACCATGGCCATGACCATGTTGGTAACGATCGCGGCGCAGAGAGTCACCCTATCATGGGTCTGAACTTCCGCATCTCTGAGATGAACTCGGCGCTTGGCCTGGCGCAGCTGCGTAAGCTAGATACCATCATCGATATCCAGCGCAAGAACAAGAAGCTGCTGAAAGAGGCCATGGCCGAACTGCCAGAGGTGAGCTTTCGCAAGATCCCGGATCCTGAAGGTGACTCTGCCGGTTTCCTAAGCTTCATGCTGCCTACCGAGGCCCGCACCCAAGAGATCAGCAAGAAACTGGCCGAAAATGGCGTTGACGGCTGCTTCTACTGGTATGTGAACAACTGGCACTATCTGTCAAACTGGAAACACATTCAAGAGCTTAAATCACCAGCCGCTCTGCCGATCACATTAATCGCCGACAAACCTGACTATACTCAGGTGTCTGTGCCTAAGTCTGATGCCATCATGAGCCGCACCATTTCGATGCTGATCAAGCTCTCTTGGACTGAAGAAGAGATCGCCCAGCGCATCGAGAACATCAAGCGTGCCTTCGCCGCTTAA
- the can gene encoding carbonate dehydratase: MKLLKPLFDNNRRWANRILEENPKFFEQLAQQQNPEYLWIGCSDSRVPSNQIIDLMPGEVFVHRNIANMVIHTDLNCLSVLQYAVEVLQVKHIMVVGHYGCGGIKASMGNDRLGLIDNWLGHIRDIHRLHAKELAELDEKTRFDRLCELNVIEQVGNVASTTIVQDAWERGQKVAVHGWIYSVENGLLSDLDVTVDNETFARR, from the coding sequence ATGAAACTACTTAAACCTTTGTTCGACAACAACCGCCGCTGGGCCAACCGCATCCTGGAAGAGAATCCTAAGTTCTTTGAACAACTGGCCCAACAGCAAAATCCCGAATATCTGTGGATTGGCTGCTCGGACAGTCGGGTACCGTCGAACCAGATCATCGACCTCATGCCGGGCGAGGTGTTCGTTCACAGAAACATCGCCAACATGGTGATCCATACGGATCTCAACTGCCTCTCGGTGCTGCAATATGCCGTCGAGGTGCTCCAGGTCAAACATATCATGGTGGTCGGCCACTATGGCTGCGGCGGCATCAAGGCCTCCATGGGCAATGACAGATTGGGACTCATAGACAACTGGCTGGGTCATATCCGCGATATCCATCGCCTGCATGCCAAGGAGCTGGCGGAGCTTGATGAGAAGACCCGCTTCGATCGCCTGTGTGAGCTCAACGTCATCGAGCAGGTTGGCAATGTCGCCAGCACTACCATAGTGCAAGACGCCTGGGAGCGCGGTCAGAAGGTGGCGGTGCATGGCTGGATATACAGCGTCGAAAACGGCCTGCTGTCGGATCTCGACGTCACGGTAGACAACGAAACCTTCGCCCGCCGCTAG
- the crr gene encoding PTS glucose transporter subunit IIA: protein MGFLSRIRRLISGQPPITGGIDVYAPVSGEIVAIEKVPDVVFAEKIVGDGIAIAPKGKQIVAPVDGTIGKIFETNHAFSIESPQGLELFVHFGVGTVELRGNGFTRLAEEGQQVKAGDPILEFDLDYLKAHVESLLTPVVLANMEDIQGLDKRHGSIEAGKDVIFSVQL, encoded by the coding sequence ATGGGATTTTTGAGCCGCATAAGACGTTTAATTTCTGGTCAGCCACCCATCACGGGCGGCATCGACGTTTACGCGCCAGTGTCGGGCGAGATAGTGGCTATCGAGAAAGTGCCTGATGTGGTGTTTGCCGAGAAGATAGTCGGCGACGGCATCGCCATCGCGCCCAAAGGCAAACAGATAGTGGCGCCAGTAGATGGCACCATAGGTAAGATTTTCGAAACCAACCACGCCTTCAGTATTGAGTCACCCCAGGGACTCGAGCTGTTTGTGCATTTCGGCGTCGGCACGGTAGAACTCAGGGGCAACGGCTTTACCCGTCTGGCCGAAGAGGGTCAACAGGTTAAGGCTGGCGATCCCATACTCGAATTCGATCTCGACTACCTCAAGGCCCATGTCGAGAGCCTGCTCACCCCTGTGGTGCTGGCGAACATGGAAGATATTCAGGGACTGGACAAGCGTCACGGCAGTATCGAAGCCGGTAAAGATGTGATCTTCTCGGTTCAGCTTTAA
- a CDS encoding alpha/beta fold hydrolase, translated as MNLDSFRHSFNLNGQQISYLDIGQGPVLLLGHSYLWDSAMWAPQIAHLSQHYRCIVPDLWAHGHSDLLPNDCRSLKHLAEHYLALMDSLEIDEFSILGLSVGGMWGAELTLMAPRRVKTLVMMGCFLGFEPEVSRAKYYAMLDAMTAAGQLAAPLIEQIAPLFFSDNVEQTQPELIASFKASLASLPPERLESISRLGRIIFGRRDIMEDIEQLTLPTLIMTGTQDKPRPVLEAYLMHDAIDGSEFLHIPEAGHISTLEQSEWINQHLSDFFGKHLG; from the coding sequence ATGAACCTCGACAGTTTTCGTCACAGTTTCAATCTAAACGGCCAGCAGATAAGCTATCTGGATATCGGACAGGGTCCGGTACTCCTGCTGGGCCACAGCTACCTTTGGGATAGCGCCATGTGGGCGCCGCAGATCGCCCACCTGAGCCAGCACTACCGCTGTATCGTGCCCGATCTCTGGGCGCATGGTCATTCAGATCTGCTTCCAAACGATTGCCGCTCACTCAAACATCTGGCCGAGCATTACCTGGCGCTAATGGACAGCCTGGAGATCGATGAGTTTTCCATTCTTGGCTTGTCAGTTGGCGGCATGTGGGGCGCCGAGTTGACCCTGATGGCGCCGCGCCGGGTAAAGACCCTGGTGATGATGGGATGTTTCCTCGGCTTCGAACCTGAAGTCAGCCGCGCCAAGTATTACGCCATGCTCGATGCCATGACCGCCGCAGGCCAATTAGCTGCGCCGCTGATCGAGCAGATAGCGCCGCTATTCTTTAGTGATAATGTCGAGCAGACACAGCCCGAGCTTATCGCTTCCTTCAAGGCGTCCCTCGCGAGCCTGCCGCCCGAACGGCTGGAGAGCATATCACGCCTTGGCCGCATCATCTTCGGTCGCCGCGACATCATGGAAGATATCGAACAGCTGACCCTGCCGACCCTTATCATGACGGGCACCCAGGATAAGCCCAGACCCGTGCTGGAAGCCTATCTGATGCACGATGCCATCGACGGCAGCGAATTTTTGCATATCCCGGAGGCGGGACATATCTCGACACTGGAACAGAGTGAGTGGATCAATCAGCACCTGAGTGACTTTTTCGGAAAGCACTTAGGATAA
- the dapE gene encoding succinyl-diaminopimelate desuccinylase has product MSQDVLTLAQDLIARASVTPLDEGCQPLMAKRLAAKGFNIEPMVFEDTTNMWARRGDQGPLFCFAGHTDVVPVGDLNRWHTPPFEPVVIDGYLHGRGAADMKGSLAAMVVATERFVDKHPDHNGSIAFLITSDEEGPFINGTTRVIDTLEARNEKITWSLVGEPSSTHKLGDIVKNGRRGSLTGNLTVKGVQGHVAYPHLADNPIHKAAPALDELARMKWDNGNEFFPPTSFQIANINGGTGASNVIPGSLEVMFNFRYSTEVTAEILIQRVLNILDAHGLDYEISWIFNGLPFLTDAGPLLDATREAIYEITGTETDPQTSGGTSDGRFIAPTGAQVIELGPVNATIHKVNECVKVEDIEQLAKVYERILEKLLC; this is encoded by the coding sequence ATGAGCCAGGATGTCCTCACGCTGGCCCAAGATCTGATTGCCAGAGCCTCGGTCACCCCGCTAGACGAAGGTTGTCAGCCACTGATGGCCAAACGCCTCGCGGCCAAGGGATTTAATATCGAACCTATGGTGTTCGAAGACACCACCAATATGTGGGCGCGCCGCGGTGATCAAGGCCCGCTGTTTTGCTTTGCCGGCCATACGGATGTGGTGCCAGTGGGCGATCTTAATCGCTGGCACACGCCCCCCTTCGAGCCCGTGGTGATCGACGGCTACCTTCACGGACGCGGCGCCGCCGACATGAAAGGCTCACTGGCCGCCATGGTGGTCGCCACCGAGCGTTTTGTCGACAAGCACCCGGATCACAATGGCTCCATCGCCTTTCTGATCACCAGCGACGAGGAAGGCCCCTTCATCAACGGTACCACCCGGGTGATCGACACCCTGGAGGCCCGTAACGAGAAGATCACCTGGTCTCTGGTTGGCGAACCCTCCTCTACCCATAAGCTGGGGGATATCGTCAAGAACGGTCGTCGCGGCAGCCTCACGGGTAACCTGACGGTCAAGGGCGTTCAGGGCCATGTCGCCTATCCCCATCTGGCCGACAACCCCATCCACAAGGCGGCTCCCGCCCTGGATGAGTTGGCGCGCATGAAGTGGGACAACGGCAATGAGTTTTTCCCGCCCACCAGCTTCCAGATAGCCAACATCAATGGTGGCACCGGCGCCTCTAACGTGATCCCGGGTAGCCTGGAGGTGATGTTTAACTTCCGCTACTCCACCGAAGTGACTGCCGAGATCTTGATCCAGCGGGTGCTCAACATCTTAGATGCCCATGGACTGGACTATGAGATCAGCTGGATCTTCAACGGCCTGCCGTTTCTCACCGACGCGGGCCCACTACTGGACGCCACCCGCGAAGCCATCTATGAGATCACGGGCACCGAAACCGATCCCCAGACCTCGGGCGGCACCTCGGATGGGCGCTTCATCGCCCCCACGGGCGCCCAGGTGATCGAGCTTGGCCCGGTTAACGCCACCATTCACAAGGTGAACGAGTGCGTCAAGGTCGAGGATATCGAGCAGCTGGCCAAGGTGTATGAACGTATCCTGGAAAAACTGCTTTGCTAA
- the kdnB gene encoding 3-deoxy-alpha-D-manno-octulosonate 8-oxidase KdnB, giving the protein MSFKNFKCVPKMIFGRGSFAQLDTVLEEERKQGDDFVVFLIDDVHQDKPLAQRVPAKPQDLVIYVNVDDEPTTEQVDNLTEQVQAFNSKLPVSVIGLGGGSTMDLAKAVSLMLTNPGGSAMYQGWDLIKNPAVHHIGIPTVSGTGAEASRTAVLCGPVRKLGLNSDYTVFDQIIMDSELIDGVPTDQWFYTGMDCYIHCVESLQGTFLNEFAKAFAEKSMDLCREVFLDDHPEKDDKLMMASYMGGMSIAYSQVGACHAVSYGLGYVLGYHHGIGNCLAFDVLEEFYPEGVAEFRQMMDKHNITLPKNICKDLPDETIAKMVAVTKSMGPLWANVYGEGWEEKVTDEMLTKLFRRI; this is encoded by the coding sequence ATGAGTTTTAAAAATTTCAAATGCGTACCGAAAATGATCTTTGGTCGTGGTTCTTTCGCGCAACTGGATACAGTGCTCGAGGAAGAGCGTAAGCAAGGCGACGATTTCGTGGTCTTCCTGATTGATGATGTGCATCAGGACAAGCCCCTCGCCCAGCGCGTACCCGCTAAGCCACAGGATCTTGTGATCTACGTGAATGTTGACGACGAGCCAACCACAGAGCAGGTAGACAACCTCACCGAGCAGGTACAAGCCTTCAACAGCAAGCTACCTGTCAGCGTTATCGGTCTTGGCGGCGGTTCCACCATGGATCTGGCCAAGGCAGTATCACTCATGCTGACTAACCCAGGTGGCAGCGCCATGTATCAGGGTTGGGATCTGATCAAGAACCCTGCGGTGCACCATATCGGTATCCCAACGGTTTCTGGTACCGGCGCCGAGGCCTCTCGCACCGCGGTACTATGTGGCCCTGTTCGTAAGCTAGGTCTGAACTCTGACTACACAGTATTCGACCAGATCATCATGGACTCTGAGCTGATCGACGGCGTGCCGACAGATCAGTGGTTCTACACAGGTATGGATTGCTACATCCACTGTGTCGAGTCGCTACAAGGCACCTTCTTGAACGAATTTGCCAAGGCCTTCGCCGAGAAGTCGATGGATCTTTGCCGTGAAGTCTTCCTGGACGATCACCCAGAGAAGGATGACAAACTGATGATGGCCTCTTACATGGGTGGCATGAGCATCGCCTACAGCCAGGTTGGTGCCTGTCACGCCGTTTCATACGGCCTTGGCTATGTACTGGGTTACCACCATGGTATCGGCAACTGTCTGGCGTTCGACGTGCTGGAAGAGTTCTACCCAGAGGGTGTGGCCGAGTTCCGTCAGATGATGGACAAGCACAACATCACACTGCCTAAGAACATCTGTAAAGATCTGCCAGATGAAACCATCGCTAAGATGGTTGCCGTCACCAAGAGCATGGGACCACTATGGGCCAACGTCTATGGCGAAGGTTGGGAAGAGAAAGTTACAGACGAGATGTTGACTAAACTGTTCCGTCGAATCTAA
- a CDS encoding DUF2897 family protein: protein MSSLEVWLIIILVLGVIASNLAVLKYSNKFKMTQFGKPQDKPKVKTQGDSGHSGKSGKSGLNENGKDGSSIDSEGKNSVDKASADKANTGKDSADKDSR from the coding sequence ATGTCGAGTCTCGAAGTCTGGCTCATCATCATCTTAGTGCTTGGGGTGATCGCCAGTAACCTGGCGGTGCTCAAATACAGCAACAAGTTTAAGATGACGCAATTTGGCAAGCCCCAAGATAAGCCTAAGGTAAAAACCCAAGGCGATAGTGGCCATAGTGGTAAAAGTGGTAAAAGTGGCCTCAATGAAAATGGCAAAGATGGCTCAAGCATAGATAGCGAAGGCAAGAATAGTGTAGACAAGGCTAGCGCAGACAAAGCCAACACAGGCAAAGATAGCGCAGATAAAGATAGTCGCTAG